From a single Anomaloglossus baeobatrachus isolate aAnoBae1 chromosome 4, aAnoBae1.hap1, whole genome shotgun sequence genomic region:
- the LOC142302759 gene encoding LOW QUALITY PROTEIN: E3 ubiquitin-protein ligase TRIM39-like (The sequence of the model RefSeq protein was modified relative to this genomic sequence to represent the inferred CDS: deleted 1 base in 1 codon), translating to MASADLRDELLCSICLSTYTDPVMLRCGHNFCRVCIDRVLDTQDESGGYSCPECRERFQERPVLMRCIALRNIMENVLITPSTHTETGICCTYCVDSPVPAVRSCLHCEASLCEKHLRAHSKSPEHVLSDPSTSLEKRKCSVHKKILEYYCTEDAACICVSCSLAGEHRGHRVEMLDEASEKKKTKLRNVLQKLTTKRLETAERARSLEKRRRKAKEKAAGEAERVTALSRDIRRRVDDLEKKVLSEISRQEKEESLSLSALIHQLEIKKDELSRKMRHIEELCNMTDPLTVLQEPDTGDLCDPEEEGGDEDTGGHDKQLHDGDDLDVAVISHTLHTLCEVITGIRSGIYVEGPADILLDVNTAGNNLLISDDLKTATWTHEEQKRPETAERFQKYHQVMSRRGFTSGRHYWDVESSRSGEWMVGMCYPSIDRRGDQSLIGDNNKSWSLRRYNNQCSVMNGQESDPVPDKISSDRFRICLDYGAGQLSFYELCDPIRHLHTFTAIFSEPLHAVLYVYGGSIKILGGKQ from the exons ATGGCGTCTGCTGATCTGAGAgacgagctgctctgctccatctgtctgagcACTTATACAGATCctgtaatgctgagatgtggacacaacttctgccgggtctgtattgatcgtgtgctggatacacaggacgAGTCTGGAGGTTATTCCTGTCCTGAATGCAGAGAAAGGTTTCAGGAGCGGCCGGTGCTGATGAGGTGCATAGCTCTGCGTAACATAATGGAGAATGTCCTGATTACTCCATCAACACACACGGAAACCGGGAtctgctgcacttactgtgtggactctcctgtacctgctgttagatcctgtctacactgtgaggcttctctgtgtgagaaacacctgagggctcacagcaaatcaccagaacacgtcttatctgatcccagcacttctctggagaaaaggaaatgttctgtccataagaagatcctggaatattactgcactgaggatgcggcatgtatctgtgtgtcctgcagtttggcCGGAGAACATCGGGGGCACCGGGTGGAGATGCTGGATGAGGCCTCAGAGAAGAAGAAGACGAAACTGAGAAATGTTCTCCAGAAACTGACCACAAAGAGACTGGAGACTGCGGAAAGAGCCCGGAGTCTGGAGAAGCGCAGGAGAAAAGCTAAAGAAAAAGCAGCTGGAGAAGccgagagagtcactgccctgtctagagacatcaggagacgggtggacgacctggagaagaaggtcctgagtgagatctccaggcaggaaaaggaagagtcactgtcactgtctgctctgatccatcagctggagataaagaaggacgagctgtccaggaagatgaggcacattgaggagctgtgtaacatgactgatccactgaccgtcttacaggaaccagacaccggggacttgtgtgatcctgaggaggagggaggtgatgaggacacagggggacatgataaacagctccatgatggagatgacctggatgtggctgtgatctcacacacattacacacattatgtgaggtaataacaggtataaggagcgggatctatgtggagggtcctgcagacatattactggatgtaaacacagctggtaataatctccttatatcagacgacctgaaaactgcgACCTGGACACACGAGGAGCAGAAacgtccagaaacagcagagagattccagAAATATcatcaggtgatgagcaggaggggatttacctcaggacgacattactgggatgtggagagcAGTAGGTCAGGGGAGTGGATGGTGGGGATGTGTTACCCCAGTATAGACAGGAGGGGGGATCAGTCACTGATTGGAGATAATAACAAGTCCTGGAGTTTGAGGAGATATAATAATCAGTGTTCAGTGATGAATGGACAGGAAAGTGATCCAGTT CCTGACAAGATCTCCAGTGATAGAttcaggatctgtctggattatggggctgggcagttgtccttttatgagctgtgtgaccccatcagacacttgcACACCTTCACTGCCATCTTCTCCGAGCCTCTTCATGCTGTATTATATGTATATGGTGGTTCTATAAAGATATTAGGGGGTAAACAGTAA